The Manis javanica isolate MJ-LG chromosome 4, MJ_LKY, whole genome shotgun sequence genome contains a region encoding:
- the LOC140849136 gene encoding uncharacterized protein, with protein sequence MCQSCCSPCCQPTCCSTPCCQPSCCGSIGCGQTCCGSSCCQPCCRPTCCQTSCCRTTCCRPTCVTSCCQPTCCGSSGCGSSCCQPCCRPTCCQTSCCRTTCCRPTCVTSCCQPTCCGSSGCGSSCCQPCCRPTCCQTSCCRTTCCRPTCVTPCCQPSCCGPSGCGQTCCGSTCCQPVCSGPVYCHRTCYRPTCCSLPGCLPQSCGSSCCQPCCRPVCCQTACCQPSCC encoded by the coding sequence ATGTGCCAGTCGTGCTGCTCCCCTTGCTGCCAGCCCACCTGCTGCAGCActccctgctgccagccctcctGCTGTGGGTCCATTGGCTGTGGACAGACCTGCTGTgggtccagctgctgccagccttgCTGCCGCCCAACCTGCTGTCAAACCAGCTGCTGCAGGACCACCTGCTGCCGGCCGACTTGTGTgacctcctgctgccagcccacctGCTGTGGGTCTAGTGGCTGTgggtccagctgctgccagccttgCTGCCGCCCAACCTGCTGTCAAACCAGCTGCTGCAGGACCACCTGCTGCCGGCCGACTTGTGTgacctcctgctgccagcccacctGCTGTGGGTCTAGTGGCTGTgggtccagctgctgccagccttgCTGCCGCCCAACCTGCTGTCAAACCAGCTGCTGCAGGACCACCTGCTGCCGGCCGACTTGTGTGaccccctgctgccagccctcctGCTGTGGGCCTAGTGGCTGTGGACAGACCTGCTGTGGATCCACCTGCTGCCAGCCAGTGTGCTCTGGACCCGTGTACTGCCACAGAACCTGCTACCGGCCCACCTGCTGCAgcctgcctggctgcctgccacAGAGCTGTGGatccagctgctgccagccttgCTGCCGCCCGGTCTGCTGTCAGACCGCCTGCTGCCAGCCTTCCTGCTGCTGA